The Mangrovibacillus cuniculi sequence TCTGCTCCACCATCTTTTTATCTACTTCTGTCGAAGGCTCCTTTTGAATATCAATATACTGAAAATCCATTTGAACACCTTCATACCTTCTTGTTAATGCTGCTTGAATCCACTCAAACGTATCTTTAGAAGATGGTGCTTGCACACAACTTGGGCAAATTTCGGATGACCCATAAACCTTAATAGTTAACATAACAACAAACAGCTCCTTCCGTTGTCCAATTTCTGAGATTTGTATGTAATTGATAGATTTTTTCATTTAAAATCATTATAATAAAGATAGATGAAAGGAGTCGATATAGATGTCAGAACAAACAACTATGGTTGAACAAGTTCAAGAAGTTTTAGATAAGTTACGTCCTTTCTTACTTCGCGATGGCGGTGACTGCGAACTTGTTGACGTAGAAGATGGTATTGTAAAGCTTCGTTTACTAGGTGCATGTGGAACATGCCCAAGTTCTACAATCACTTTAAAAGCTGGTATTGAACGAGCACTTTTAGAAGAAGTACCAGGTGTTGTAGAAGTAGAACAAGTATTCTAATTACTTTTCAAAAGTGCTGCCTGTATGGCAGCACTTTTTTCTTTACACGTTATGTGGCTTACGTTTAGATGAGTTTCTTTTCTAATCTATATTTATCGCTTTACAGGAGTTTTCGCTTCTTTTCCTTGTAAAACTTGGAGAACATTCTCAAAGCACAATTGAATCATTGCCGTTCTAGTCTCTATCGAAGCACTACCTATGTGAGGAATTGCCACAACATTTGGTAAGCCTACTAACGGATGATTCGCTCCAATTGGTTCTTTTTCAAATACATCCAATCCCGCACCAGCAATTTTCCCAGTTGTAAGTGCATCGTACAAATCTGCCTCATTCATAACTGGCCCTCTTCCCGCATTTACAAATATCGCAGTAGACTTCATCTTTTGGAAAAATTCTTTATTAAACGTATTTTTCGTATCATTGGTTAGAGGTGCTAATGATACCACAAAGTCAGACTGCTCTGCTAAATCGTTTAGCGAGACATACTGTGCTGGCAGACTCTTCTCTGCTTCTTCTTTACGCGTACGATTATGATATAGCACATTCATTGAGAATCCTCTAGCTCTTCTTGCTACAGCTTCTCCAATAGCACCCATACCAAAAATACCAATTGTTTTGTGATGGATATCTTGCCCTGCTAACAGATAAGGTGACCAGCTATTCCATTGATCGTTTTTAATATAGGAAATTGCTTCACCAAATCGACGAGCTGTAGCCATTAACAATCCGAATGTTAAGTCTGCGGTCGTTTCTGTCAAAACATCAGGTGTATTACATACCACTACTTGGTGTTTTCTTGCAGCCTCTAAGTTAATATTGTCAAAGCCTACTGCTAAATTAGCGACAACTTTTAATTTTGTTCCTTTGGCTAGAATCTCTTCATCTATTGAATCGGAGAGCATGGTGATTAAGCCATCCGCATGCTCGACTTGTTTTACTAATTCTTCTCGAGAGATTGGCTTATCTTCGTACGGCCACATCTCTACTTCCACGCCATCTATATTATGAATAATTGATTGAATATGTTTTTCTGGTAGTTTTCGAGTACTATAAATACGCATAACAAAACCTCCCTTTCCATTTTTAGTGTATCAAAAAAAGAAAGGGATGGAAACGTTTACGATAAGGTTAGCCAGTTAACTGATGGTAAACCAGCTTGAGACACCGGAGCTTCTGCAATTTGATAAAAAGCGTCGAGGAAGCGTTCATATTCTCTAGTAT is a genomic window containing:
- a CDS encoding DUF1462 family protein, whose translation is MLTIKVYGSSEICPSCVQAPSSKDTFEWIQAALTRRYEGVQMDFQYIDIQKEPSTEVDKKMVEQIVEEDMFYPVICINGFVVAEGNASLPKIVERMEMEIK
- a CDS encoding NifU family protein, which gives rise to MSEQTTMVEQVQEVLDKLRPFLLRDGGDCELVDVEDGIVKLRLLGACGTCPSSTITLKAGIERALLEEVPGVVEVEQVF
- a CDS encoding 2-hydroxyacid dehydrogenase; this encodes MRIYSTRKLPEKHIQSIIHNIDGVEVEMWPYEDKPISREELVKQVEHADGLITMLSDSIDEEILAKGTKLKVVANLAVGFDNINLEAARKHQVVVCNTPDVLTETTADLTFGLLMATARRFGEAISYIKNDQWNSWSPYLLAGQDIHHKTIGIFGMGAIGEAVARRARGFSMNVLYHNRTRKEEAEKSLPAQYVSLNDLAEQSDFVVSLAPLTNDTKNTFNKEFFQKMKSTAIFVNAGRGPVMNEADLYDALTTGKIAGAGLDVFEKEPIGANHPLVGLPNVVAIPHIGSASIETRTAMIQLCFENVLQVLQGKEAKTPVKR